The proteins below are encoded in one region of Brassica napus cultivar Da-Ae chromosome A6, Da-Ae, whole genome shotgun sequence:
- the LOC106400688 gene encoding disease resistance protein RPS6-like, which translates to MASPSSFSPPSNWVYDVFPSFSGEDVRVTFLSHFLKELDRKLIIAFKDNEIERSHSLGPELKQAIRTSRIAVVIFSEKYPSSSWCLDELLDIVKCKDESGQIIIPIFYGLDPSHVRKQTGKFGEAFAKTCQTKTEDETKLWRQSLTDVANVLGYHSQNCPQEAKMIEAIANDVLGKLNLAQSKDFEDFVGMEDHIANMSVLLQLESQEVRMVGIWGSSGIGKTTIARVLHSQLSRQFQGSVFIDRAFVYKTMEIYNSANPDDYNMKLHLLRSFLSELLDKKDIRIDSLNAVQERLKYQKVLIFIDDLDDQMVLDTLAGQTHWFGSGSRIIVITKDRHFLKAHGIDHIYEVCLPSTDLALEMFCRSAFRQNSPPAGLVELASEIALCAGSLPLGLKVLGAYLRGRDKEDWIDMIPSLRSRLNGKIERTLIVSYEGLNNKKDKAIFRHISCIFNGEQVDHIKMLLKDSDLDFNIGFKNLVDKSLVHVRRDSVEMHCLLQDMGKEIVRAQSDEPGEREFLMDSKEICDILEDNTGTKKVLGISLDMDETDELHIHKNAFRGMHNLFFLKIYNAKRWDKKMRWCLPKGFDYLPPKLRLLRLDGYPMKYMPSNFRPENLVELQMSESKLQKLWEGVHSLAGLRVMDLEGSKNLEEVPDLSMATNLQILFLDYCSSLVELTSSIQHLNKLKELSMSFCENLETLPTGIYLQSLDKLFLDGCSKLKILPDISTNISTLILDETAIDEFHFIFRLKKPIILGFRKTKIDKLWAIEKPLTSLMTKLSQTLKRLFLSDIPSLVELPSSIQNFHSLDCLGITECINLETLPAGINLQYLYDLDLKGCSRLRTFPDISTNVRYLLLDRTGIVEVPWWIKNFSKLGYLGMESCSNLERVSLNIYKLKKLKTVQFSYCRALTGASWTDGPSEVEMATENIHSKLTVFHETSSSLPHNLSSEVSTHFICLNLEPEVLLHQRPFIFKKLVLSGEEVPSYFTHRTTGTSTLTVPLPPSSLSQPFLRFRACAVGNVDYEHTDRSNAVYIRVNCRFRGIFGDSFDSFGQLQKFWTDKKDSHLFILECRFPLNKDSAPIAQMNYDHVEIQLLGSNRMDSTLDHDKVDHVKIISESSKFNLKGWGIRLAEDCLIPKNQFGNPYTLPRVCEDNIVFHETKQECGDSCEETKNDNKRMRIA; encoded by the exons atggcttctccttcttctttctcacCTCCTAGTAATTGGGTATACGATGTTTTCCCGAGCTTCAGCGGGGAAGACGTCCGCGTAACATTCCTCAGCCACTTTCTAAAGGAGCTTGACCGGAAGTTGATCATAGCTTTCAAAGACAATGAGATCGAGAGAAGCCATTCGCTCGGTCCAGAGCTTAAGCAAGCAATCAGGACTTCAAGGATCGCTGTCGTTATCTTTTCTGAAAAGTACCCATCTTCCAGCTGGTGCCTGGATGAGTTGCTGGATATAGTAAAATGCAAAGACGAATCAGGTCAAATAATTATCCCAATTTTCTATGGTTTAGATCCATCTCATGTTAGGAAACAAACTGGAAAATTTGGGGAGGCATTTGCCAAGACTTGTCAGACAAAAACTGAGGATGAAACAAAGTTGTGGCGGCAATCGTTGACCGATGTAGCAAATGTCCTCGGATATCATTCTCAGAACTG TCCCCAAGAAGCAAAAATGATTGAAGCAATTGCTAATGATGTCTTGGGTAAACTGAATCTAGCTCAGTCAAAGGACTTTGAGGACTTTGTTGGAATGGAAGATCATATTGCAAATATGAGTGTCTTATTGCAATTAGAATCTCAGGAAGTGAGGATGGTTGGGATATGGGGCTCTTCAGGAATTGGTAAGACTACCATTGCAAGAGTTTTACATAGTCAACTCTCTCGCCAGTTCCAAGGTAGTGTTTTCATAGACAGAGCTTTCGTATATAAGACTATGGAGATTTATAATAGTGCCAACCCGGACGATTATAACATGAAGTTGCATTTGCTAAGAAGTTTCTTGTCTGAACTTTTAGACAAAAAAGACATAAGGATAGATAGTTTAAATGCAGTTCAAGAGAGGCTAAAATACCAGAAAGTTCTTATATTTATTGATGATTTGGATGATCAAATGGTGCTGGATACCTTGGCTGGTCAAACTCATTGGTTTGGATCCGGGAGCAGAATCATTGTGATTACAAAAGATAGGCATTTCTTAAAGGCTCATGGGATTGATCATATATATGAGGTGTGCCTCCCGTCTACAGACCTTGCTCTTGAGATGTTTTGTAGATCTGCTTTCAGGCAAAATTCTCCACCTGCTGGTTTGGTGGAGCTTGCTTCCGAAATTGCATTGTGTGCCGGTAGTCTTCCTTTGGGTCTTAAGGTTTTGGGTGCATACTTACGAGGTAGGGACAAAGAGGATTGGATAGATATGATTCCTAGCCTTCGTAGTAGGCTGAATGGAAAAATTGAGAGGACACTAATAGTCAGCTATGAAGGGTTAAACAACAAGAAAGATAAAGCAATATTTCGTCACATTTCATGTATTTTCAATGGTGAACAAGTTGATCACATCAAGATGCTACTAAAAGATAGTGACTTGGACTTTAATATTGGGTTTAAAAACCTTGTTGATAAGTCTCTTGTACATGTAAGACGGGATAGTGTTGAGATGCACTGTTTGCTACAAGATATGGGTAAGGAGATTGTACGTGCACAGTCTGATGAGCCTGGAGAACGAGAATTCCTTATGGATTCGAAAGAAATTTGTGATATACTTGAAGATAACACT GGTACTAAAAAGGTTTTAGGTATATCATTGGATATGGATGAAACTGATGAACTGCATATACATAAGAATGCTTTCAGAGGGATGCATAATCTATTCTTTCTAAAGATTTATAACGCTAAGAGATGGGACAAGAAGATGAGATGGTGCTTACCGAAAGGTTTCGACTATCTGCCCCCTAAACTTAGATTATTGAGGTTGGACGGATATCCAATGAAATATATGCCTTCAAATTTTCGTCCTGAAAACCTTGTTGAGCTTCAAATGTCAGAGAGCAAACTCCAAAAGTTGTGGGAAGGAGTTCAT TCACTGGCAGGGCTTAGGGTAATGGATTTGGAAGGATCTAAAAATCTGGAAGAAGTACCAGATCTTTCTATGGCCACTAATCTCCAAATACTTTTTCTTGATTATTGCTCGAGTTTGGTGGAGCTTACTTCCTCTATTCAGCATCTCAATAAACTTAAGGAGCTGAGTATGTCATTCTGTGAAAATTTGGAGACTCTTCCCACAGGAATATACCTCCAATCTCTTGATAAGCTTTTCCTTGACGGATGCTCGAAGCTGAAGATTCTTCCTGATATTTCGACCAACATCTCAACGCTTATTCTAGACGAAACAGCGATTGACGAGTTCCATTTTATCTTTCGTCTTAAGAAACCCATAATTCTTGGTTTCCGCAAAACGAAGATTGATAAATTGTGGGCAATAGAAAAG ccGCTTACATCACTCATGACCAAGCTGTCTCAAACATTAAAGAGATTGTTTCTCTCGGATATCCCAAGTTTGGTGGAACTTCCGTCTTCTATCCAGAATTTCCACAGTCTTGATTGTCTGGGTATTACAGAATGCATAAATCTGGAGACTCTTCCCGCTGGCATCAACCTTCAATATCTCTATGACCTTGACCTCAAGGGATGCTCACGTTTGAGGACTTTTCCTGATATCTCTACCAATGTCAGATATCTCCTTCTAGACAGAACAGGGATTGTAGAGGTTCCTTGGTGGATAAAGAACTTCTCGAAGCTTGGTTACCTAGGTATGGAGAGCTGCAGCAACTTAGAACGTGTATccttaaacatttataaactgAAAAAACTTAAGACGGTTCAGTTTTCATACTGCCGGGCATTGACCGGAGCGAGCTGGACTGATGGTCCAAGTGAGGTGGAAATGGCTACAGAAAATATTCACTCTAAGTTAACAGTCTTTCACGAGACTTCATCTTCTCTTCCACATAATCTTTCCTCAGAAGTCAGTACGCATTTCATCTGCCTCAACTTGGAACCAGAAGTTCTCCTTCACCAACGtccatttatttttaagaaattggtCTTGTCAGGTGAAGAAGTGCCGTCATATTTCACACACCGTACAACTGGAACCTCCACCTTAACCGTCCCTCTACCTCCTAGTTCTCTCTCGCAACCATTTCTACGATTCAGGGCTTGCGCGGTGGGTAACGTCGACTATGAGCACACAGATCGTAGTAATGCAGTATATATTCGTGTCAACTGTCGGTTCAGAGGCATATTTGGGGACAGCTTTGATTCTTTTGGCCAGCTACAAAAGTTTTGGACAGATAAGAAGGATAGTCATCTGTTTATATTGGAGTGTCGTTTCCCTCTAAACAAAGACAGTGCTCCTATAGCTCAAATGAACTACGATCACGTGGAAATACAACTTCTTGGAAGTAACAGAATGGACTCTACATTGGATCATGATAAAGTGGATCATGTGAAAATTATCAGTGAGTCCTCCAAGTTCAACTTAAAAGGATGGGGTATACGCCTCGCAGAAGACTGCTTAATACCGAAGAACCAATTTGGTAATCCTTATACTCTTCCAAGAGTTTGTGAAGACAATATAGTTTTTCATGAGACTAAACAAGAGTGTGGAGACAGTTGTGAAGAGACAAAGAATGACAATAAGCGAATGCGG ATTGCATGA